The following are encoded together in the Glycine soja cultivar W05 chromosome 5, ASM419377v2, whole genome shotgun sequence genome:
- the LOC114412488 gene encoding uncharacterized protein LOC114412488 — protein sequence MSERGDMDYENVESCGANEPHVDCSDAFKTSQVFECREDVLRSDTNTGSRGRSTFVLIGCERSGEYKCRKKEFIKRDTGIRKCGCPFKLRCKPVVGGEGWMVKLICGVHNHELDKSLVGHPYVGQLTKAEKTLIADMTKSMVKPRNILLTLKEHNANSCTTIKQIYNARSAFHSSIRGSDLEMQHLMKLLEHSWSVVHNHLFKELTNFSEDYIKLFGGTERFEELRMSLLVDGLTKVTTDKWMDITDMGHVIASRYNVIVVSLTKQQSMTFFPLRSQPLTNSSLHRIICIDHVYDNHFVEVYLKERCPLPPVSLLWSSNCHPQAKSWPNPYISRMQHYKSFVMFKRDYVDINDD from the exons ATGTCTGAACGAGGGgatatggattatgaaaatgtAGAATCATGTGGtgcgaatgaaccacatgttgattgttcggatGCGTTCAAGACTTCTCAG GTGTTTGAGTGCCGAGAGGATGTTTTGCG GTCGGACACAAACACAGGTAGTAGAGGAAGGAGTacgtttgtgttaattggctgTGAAAGGAGTGGCGAGTATAAGtgtaggaaaaaagaatttatcaaaAGAGACACTGGGAttaggaaatgtgggtgtcccttcaagcttcgttgcaagccagtggttggaggagaaggctggatggtgaagttgatttgtggagtgcataatcatgaattggacaagtcattagttggacatccatatgtggggcaattgactaaagctgaaaaaacacttattgctgatatgacgaagtccatggtgaagccaagaaacattctgctaactctgaaggaacacaatgccaatAGTTGTACGACTATTAAAcagatatacaatgcaagaagtgcattccattcttccataagaggaagcgatcttgaaatgcaacatttgatgaagcttcttgaac ACTCTTGGTCGGTGGTCCACAACCATCTGTTTAAAGAACTTACCAATTTCTCAGAAGACTATATCAAGCTCTTtggtggcacagagagatttgaggaattaaggatgtcactacttgttgatggattaaccaag GTGACAAcggataagtggatggatataacggacatgggacatgtcattgcatcaaggtataacgtAATCGTTGTATCCTTGActaaacaacaaagcatgacattctttccccttagaagtcaaccgctgacaaattcttcattgcatcgtataatttgtatcgatcatgtgtatgacaatcattttgttgag gtttatttaaaagaacgttgtcccttaccgcctgtatcattgttatggtctagcaATTGTCATCCGCAAGCGAAGTCGTGGCCAAATCCATATATTAGCAGAATGCAGCATTACAAGAGCTTCGTGATGTTCAAGAGAgactatgttgacataaatgatgattga